The Vicia villosa cultivar HV-30 ecotype Madison, WI linkage group LG1, Vvil1.0, whole genome shotgun sequence genome includes a region encoding these proteins:
- the LOC131641664 gene encoding uncharacterized protein LOC131641664, which yields MINLFISEPNQNDNAEDESLKLRIKLLNELETVIWPAIISAGRAEARMWLCKTLAGFNYVTPREQRALFINFLKVPNKNHNLASQLLNLMIDLSPQKLGSVLSRNSRFLESFFNRNPKRVLQWFSFSGLEQGKGLRALSKFAFKNRDICWEELEWKGKHGQSPAMVATKPHYFLDLDVQRTVENFLDNVPEFWSSFEFSESVKDGDIFLIDRGFFVSYFKDLMYREDSCDVWEVIEDFLEEQSFSCLCEHLLISFEEKDLCYFVELLCKCLDPRVEFRCLDDVSRLFVVILLKCGVSGSMDLMLLLNAVIAQGRQLLRLLRDEEANESLAKVNEIVSKISAIPSDGNSLTLIFKNRYKMATVEVVKCLGLQSWVLYYRLSQECRTPESWESVFVYNQIGFRNSDKHVLIDEDGLLTEEDCSSFDLISSGKVKKKKKQKARKKRRRTYDCDDGNDDELLDFDYGTRNLDYLSNTKSWLLSTDKYSSAWNNADLPEHLHKLCLSRWMIWLFEK from the exons atgataaatttattCATATCGGAGCCCAATCAAAACGACAACGCAGAAGACGAATCACTGAAACTGAGAATCAAACTATTGAACGAATTAGAAACCGTTATTTGGCCGGCGATAATCTCAGCAGGTCGCGCAGAAGCTCGAATGTGGCTCTGCAAAACCCTAGCTGGATTCAACTACGTCACGCCTCGCGAACAGCGTGCACTTTTCATCAATTTTCTAAAAGTTCCAAACAAGAACCACAATCTCGCGTCTCAGCTTCTCAATTTGATGATCGATTTATCGCCGCAAAAGCTTGGTTCTGTTTTATCACGTAATTCTCGGTTTCTCGAGAGTTTCTTCAACC GTAACCCTAAGCGTGTTTTGCAGTGGTTTTCGTTCTCTGGATTGGAGCAAGGGAAAGGATTGAGGGCTTTGTCGAAGTTTGCTTTTAAAAATAGGGATATTTGTTGGGAAGagttggagtggaagggaaagcaTGGACAGTCACCTGCAATGGTTGCTACAAAGCCTCATTACTTTCTCGATTTGGACGTTCAGAGGACGGTCGAGAATTTTCTAGACAATGTGCCTGAATTTTGGTCGTCTTTTGAGTTTTCCGAGTCGGTGAAAGATGGTGATATTTTTCTTATTGATAGGGGTTTTTTTGTTAGTTATTTTAAGGATTTAATGTATAGAGAGGATTCATGTGATGTGTGGGAAGTTATAgaagatttcttggaagagcagtCTTTCTCTTGTTTGTGTGAGCATCTTCTCATTAGTTTTGAAGAGAAGGATTTGTGTTACTTTGTGGAGTTGCTTTGTAAGTGTCTTGACCCGAGAGTTGAATTTCGATGTTTGGATGATGTATCTCGGTTATTTGTGGTTATTCTTTTGAAGTGTGGGGTTTCTGGGTCTATGGACTTGATGCTGCTATTAAATGCTGTCATTGCTCAGGGGAGGCAGCTTCTAAGACTTTTGCGAGATGAAGAGGCCAATGAGTCACTGGCAAAAGTCAATGAAATTGTGTCGAAGATATCTGCAATTCCCAGTGATGGTAATAGTTTGACCCTGATTTTTAAGAATAGGTATAAGATGGCAACTGTGGAAGTGGTGAAGTGTCTTGGACTTCAGTCTTGGGTTCTTTACTATAGGTTGTCGCAAGAGTGCCGGACTCCTGAGTCCTGGGAGTCTGTTTTTGTGTATAATCAAATTGGTTTCCGCAACTCCGATAAACATGTACTGATAGATGAAGATGGACTGTTGACAGAAGAAGATTGTTCTAGCTTTGATCTCATTTCTTCTGGTAAAgttaagaaaaagaagaaacaaaaagctAGAAAGAAGAGGAGAAGGACATATGATTGTGATGATGGTAATGATGATGAACTTCTAGATTTTGATTATGGCACCCGGAACTTGGATTATCTTTCAAATACTAAAAGTTGGTTGCTTTCAACTGATAAGTACTCTTCAGCATGGAATAAT GCGGACTTACCTGAGCACCTTCACAAACTGTGTTTGTCTAGGTGGATGATATGGCTTTTTGAAAAATGA